Proteins encoded by one window of Aspergillus puulaauensis MK2 DNA, chromosome 4, nearly complete sequence:
- a CDS encoding non-ribosomal peptide synthetase (COG:I;~EggNog:ENOG410PH4X;~InterPro:IPR000873,IPR020845,IPR009081,IPR036736, IPR020806,IPR023213,IPR042099,IPR010071,IPR001242;~PFAM:PF00501,PF00668,PF00550;~SMCOG1127:condensation domain-containing protein;~TransMembrane:2 (o634-654i1746-1767o);~antiSMASH:Cluster_4.1;~go_function: GO:0003824 - catalytic activity [Evidence IEA];~go_function: GO:0031177 - phosphopantetheine binding [Evidence IEA]), with translation MSTQPWLHLEIRRICANVLQLELNDVDPQRSFLALGGDSLLAIKVLAQCRAQGITINIADIMAAGTIESLYSLAQGPPEEASSDSSIVDSSVPDLGTLTPTTEIGSTLVDKISPEIEAKLSAVSASRDHVVQAIVPCSAIQDRMLVSQLQNPHLYSCCFVLKFTHSHPGLPVSAQRLGEAWTQVVKRHSSLRTALVESTQRPGHYNQVILAEITPSIEYYDGTEHLSSPEFNANTPVTFEAHTIPHRVQLVQASPSDLYMKLDVSHVLVDGQSAEVLLRDLSDAYRDGKLSPASLSYSDYVTSYLHEPSRQAEPAKEDTSLDITPLTVPMDRPNEGLTGFDTVSVDVPLDTHLVQSVCARYSVTLATVCQLAWGLVLRCYGGTDSVCFSYVNSGRSMSIPGVHDVIGPIVQTSLCSIQLPAADELSTILQRLHKDALQALSQISPLESATSTSKSARQLSNTTMSFQHAIDDRPVRGANLSVAIEGKANPTDYDISLGITSGPDGLCIDLDYWGSRLDKDSATAMLGAFEAAIRGVLGSPDASISNISLLSASDEAQISQWNSSIPKPSRVCVHDKIIEISKLQPSAAAVNSWDGDLTYAELTSQASTLAHHLRNDLGVGPERFVGICMDKSKWTIVSMLAVLMAGGIVVPLGVSHPRARVKRLLTDTAAVALLVDAKHAGRLAGLELESTSTLTVDQQLLESLPSLSEPPVSGTTPDNAAWVIYTSGSTGVPKGVVLLHQNISTSVFAHGGMFGVNCTTRTAQFAAYTFDVSLSDIVMTLFHGGCICVFSEESRMNSLTEALQTLAVNYVNLTPTVLGLLDPAELPEIRTVVAGGEAMDPGIVKKWSPHAKVYNSVGPSECTIIAVAAGPVTDPAQAANVGYPTGTRLWVTLPTDPNQLCPVGVPGELLIEGPMLSRGYLNDPEKTAAAFITDPAFIKGLETRNPAWKVQFQGSQRRMYRSGDLVRQNKDGSLVHMGRRDTQVKIRGQRVEIGEIEYWITQCLKDVRRVAVLVIERGQAKEQKSLVAAIEFKEENEFFKHGDDVYPADNAEDPPAPPQLLPLTESLSGALHELRSSLLEHLPPYMSPTMYAPVSQLPLNLSGKIDRRAVTRFINDQDDAQLQQYLAVSGPHKEPSTETEYKLQQLWAKTLGVDVSQVSADSHFFHIGGDSVAAMRVVSVARDVELVLRVADLFEYPRLQELARVVENRVLEENDEADPEPFSVWRENAGFGSSEEDGKLVQVAELCGLPKEQIEEVLPCTALQEGLIALTAQQPTAYIDRQAFSLADTVDVDRFRAAWQTVVDRTSTLRTRIVSGPETGSLQVVITPGKIEWQESSSLEAYLESDRHTGMATGLPLNRFALVTQPDGQRFFVWTAHHSTYDGWSRGLVLQQVANVYMGHELAPAASFSRFIQYVERSQTHEATASYWRTQLAGEASAEFPASPSANYRPRPQQRHKHGISLAKAGGSTGVMLSDLLRGAWALVVHQYTKSDPVFAVALSGRNAPVRDVTNITGPTLTTVPVRVPINPEQGVQEFLQDVRQQSVGMIPYEHTGLQRIRKIVPEVAAAIDLKHLFVVQPASDDERQFKIPGVDDHLVAVDEFDSYGLNVECTLSGQSVHVDVRFDEKMVSSAQVMRLMSQFESLVQQLHVQGQGSIKIKDLEMLSVEDIKQLQKWNSEPLPSPLNETLHGLVASVARSQPQATAIEAWDGSLTYEQLLSYASTLASHLVHLGVGPEVSVPVCMDKSVWAMVSFLAVLQAGGVVVPLGVGHPLPRIATIMADTKARVALVDSKQAGRLAELISSHDISLFPVGAETLDNLPVPSSISVSVTPDNAAWIVYTSGSTGQPKGVVLTHSNLSTAVKTHGARFRLGTHTRTIQFAAHTFDAVLQDYFTTLVSGGTVCVPSEEDRMSNLAGTMKSMAVNFANLTSTVARLLSPSQVPSLKLLVLAGEQIQDAVVETWYQHADVLNVYGPTECSINSTCNGPITDLADAQSIGFGMGSRIWIADATNPQRLSPVGAPGEILIQGPGLAREYLGDKAKTDAAFIRNPEFAARFGLSDCRVYRTGDLGKQTEDGKILYLGRIDTQIKIRGQRVEIGEIEHWVGHHLSDVKHVAVVAISRGGDRQMRLAAVIQFEDGKKPDAETFSQLKKTLASQMPSYMVPGLYIPVDSTPLTVSGKLDRRAIRQMVEDMPASELEQYFAGEVREARVPPSTEMEKALQRVWANSLGVEVDTIGADDDFFQLGGDSVVAMHISATSRQDPALAGLAVADIFLHPRLSDLAAFLEGRGVVEDWDVEELDDDSPFALLQEALDLDSL, from the exons ATGTCTACACAGCCCTGGCTGCATCTTGAGATCAGGCGAATATGCGCCAACGTCCTGCAACTTGAACTGAACGATGTCGACCCCCAGCGCTCGTTCCTGGCACTGGGCGGCGACTCGTTGCTTGCCATCAAGGTGCTGGCCCAGTGTCGTGCACAAggcatcaccatcaacatcGCCGATATCATGGCTGCTGGCACCATCGAGTCGCTGTATTCGCTGGCACAGGGTCCTCCAGAAGAGGCCTCGTCCGACAGCAGCATCGTGGACAGCTCAGTACCGGACCTGGGCACTCTCACACCGACCACAGAGATCGGGTCGACCTTGGTAGACAAGATCTCGCCGGAGATTGAAGCCAAGCTGTCTGCTGTCTCTGCATCGCGAGACCATGTCGTCCAAGCTATTGTTCCTTGTTCGGCTATTCAGGACCGCATGCTCGTCAGCCAGCTGCAGAATCCCCATCTATACTCCTGCTGCTTTGTACTCAAATTCACACATTCACACCCTGGCCTCCCCGTGAGCGCCCAGCGTCTAGGAGAAGCCTGGACTCAGGTCGTCAAACGGCACTCCAGTCTTCGCACAGCTCTGGTCGAGAGCACACAGCGACCGGGCCACTATAACCAGGTTATCCTGGCCGAGATCACTCCATCCATTGAATACTACGATGGCACCGAGCACCTCTCCTCCCCCGAGTTCAACGCCAACACCCCCGTTACCTTCGAGGCGCATACGATCCCCCACCgcgtccagctcgtccaagCCTCCCCCTCCGACCTCTATATGAAACTCGATGTATCACACGTGCTGGTGGATGGACAATCGGCGGAGGTTCTCCTGCGAGATCTAAGCGACGCCTATCGTGATGGCAAgctctctccagcctcattATCATACAGTGACTATGTCACCTCATACCTCCACGAGCCCTCACGACAGGCTGAACCAGCGAAGGAAGATACCAGCCTGGATATCACTCCGCTGACAGTCCCAATGGACCGTCCAAACGAGGGACTGACTGGCTTTGACACCGTCAGTGTAGATGTGCCTCTGGACACCCACCTCGTCCAGTCTGTCTGCGCCCGATACTCCGTGACTCTCGCTACAGTGTGCCAGCTGGCCTGGGGACTCGTGCTGCGATGCTACGGAGGGACAGACAGTGTGTGCTTCTCGTACGTCAACTCCGGTCGCTCGATGTCTATCCCCGGCGTCCATGATGTGATCGGGCCTATCGTGCAGACTTCTCTATGCTCGATCCAGCTGCCTGCAGCGGATGAATTGTCCACGATCCTGCAGCGACTTCACAAGGACGCCCTACAGGCGCTGTCCCAGATCTCGCCTCTGGAGTCTGCAACCAGCACATCCAAGTCGGCGCGTCAGCTAAGTAACACGACCATGTCGTTCCAACATGCCATAGACGATCGTCCTGTACGGGGAGCGAACCTGTCGGTTGCAATCGAAGGGAAGGCCAACCCGACCGAT TACGATATCTCTCTAGGAATCACGTCCGGTCCCGATGGTCTGTGTATTGACCTCGACTACTGGGGCTCACGACTTGACAAGGACAGTGCTACGGCGATGTTGGGTGCATTCGAGGCTGCAATCAGGGGAGTCCTCGGTTCTCCAGATGCTTCAATATCGAATATCAGTCTCCTCTCCGCAAGTGACGAGGCCCAAATCAGCCAGTGGAACTCGAGTATTCCCAAGCCCAGCCGGGTCTGTGTTCATGACAAGATCATTGAAATTTCCAAGCTCCAGCCgagcgctgctgctgttaaCTCCTGGGATGGAGATCTGACTTATGCTGAACTCACATCGCAAGCATCGACGCTGGCACACCATCTGCGTAATGATCTTGGCGTCGGTCCTGAGAGGTTCGTCGGTATCTGTATGGACAAGTCTAAATGGACTATTGTGTCCATGCTGGCGGTTCTCATGGCCGGTGGCATCGTCGTCCCGCTGGGCGTTTCCCATCCCAGGGCTCGAGTCAAGAGACTCCTCACAGACACCGCAGCAGTGGCACTTCTTGTCGATGCGAAACACGCTGGGAGACTCGCTGGCCTGGAGCTAGAAAGCACCTCCACCTTGACAGTGGACCAGCAGCTGCTGGAGTCTCTCCCCAGCTTGTCTGAGCCACCAGTATCTGGCACCACACCAGACAACGCTGCCTGGGTTATCTACACATCAGGAAGCACAGGCGTGCCCAAAGGGGTCGTGCTGCTACACCAGAATATCTCAACGAGTGTTTTCGCTCACGGAGGCATGTTCGGCGTCAACTGCACAACCCGCACCGCACAGTTCGCCGCCTACACCTTCGACGTCAGTCTCTCTGATATCGTCATGACGCTCTTCCACGGCGGCTGCATCTGCGTGTTCTCCGAGGAAAGCCGCATGAACAGCCTCACTGAAGCTCTCCAGACCCTCGCCGTCAACTACGTCAATCTGACTCCCACTGTCCTCGGCCTCCTAGACCCAGCTGAGCTGCCGGAGATCCGCACCGTTGTAGCCGGCGGAGAAGCAATGGACCCTGGCATCGTGAAGAAGTGGTCTCCGCATGCGAAGGTCTACAACTCCGTCGGACCGTCAGAGTGCACTATCATCGCCGTGGCAGCTGGACCTGTCACAGACCCTGCCCAGGCTGCGAATGTTGGATATCCCACTGGCACGCGATTATGGGTGACTCTCCCTACGGATCCAAACCAGCTTTGCCCAGTCGGCGTACCGGGTGAACTCCTGATTGAAGGCCCAATGCTCTCGCGTGGCTATCTCAATGACCCAGAGAAGACGGCTGCAGCATTCATCACCGACCCGGCCTTTATCAAGGGCCTGGAGACCCGCAATCCCGCATGGAAGGTCCAGTTCCAGGGCAGCCAGCGAAGAATGTACCGCTCAGGCGATCTCGTCCGGCAAAACAAAGATGGCTCGCTGGTTCATATGGGTCGACGGGATACGCAGGTCAAAATCCGAGGACAGCGAGTGGAAATTGGCGAGATCGAGTACTGGATTACGCAGTGTCTCAAGGACGTGCGCCGGGTGGCAGTGCTGGTCATCGAGCGCGGACAGGCAAAGGAGCAGAAGTCCCTGGTTGCAGCGATCGAATTCAAAGAGGAGAACGAGTTCTTCAAGCACGGCGACGATGTCTATCCAGCTGATAATGCTGAGGATCCTCCTGCTCCGCCGCAGCTACTGCCACTGACTGAGTCGCTGTCGGGGGCTCTCCATGAGCTGCGGTCGTCGCTGCTGGAGCATCTCCCACCATACATGTCGCCAACGATGTACGCACCAGTCTCACAACTCCCTCTGAATCTATCTGGTAAGATCGACCGACGCGCCGTAACCCGCTTCATCAACGACCAAGACGACgcacagctgcagcagtATCTCGCGGTCAGCGGTCCGCACAAGGAACCCTCCACAGAGACCGAATACaagctgcagcagctgtGGGCGAAGACTCTCGGTGTTGATGTATCCCAGGTCAGCGCCGATAGTCACTTCTTCCACATTGGTGGTGACTCTGTTGCTGCCATGCGCGTCGTCTCTGTCGCTCGCGATGTCGAGCTGGTCCTTCGCGTCGCGGATCTGTTCGAGTATCCCCGTCTGCAGGAGCTCGCGCGTGTAGTCGAGAACCGTGTCCTAGAAGAGAATGACGAGGCAGATCCAGAACCGTTCAGTGTGTGGAGGGAGAACGCTGGCTTTGGCTccagcgaggaagacggcAAGCTTGTCCAGGTTGCAGAGCTATGCGGTCTGCCCAAGGAGCAGATCGAGGAAGTCCTGCCCTGCACTGCACTTCAAGAGGGTCTCATCGCCCTTACGGCGCAGCAGCCAACGGCGTATATCGACCGCCAGGCATTCTCTCTTGCTGATACCGTGGACGTGGACCGATTCCGCGCTGCCTGGCAGACAGTCGTTGACAGGACTTCAACCCTGCGGACGCGAATCGTATCTGGACCAGAGACCGGCTCGTTACAGGTTGTTATCACGCCTGGGAAGATCGAATGGCAAGAGTCATCCTCATTGGAAGCATACCTTGAATCCGACAGACACACAGGCATGGCAACAGGTCTCCCCCTGAACCGTTTCGCCCTCGTCACCCAGCCCGACGGCCAACGGTTCTTCGTATGGACAGCCCACCACAGCACATACGATGGATGGAGCCGCGGTCTCGTTCTCCAGCAGGTCGCGAATGTATACATGGGCCATGAGCTGGCCCCGGCAGCCTCATTCTCGCGCTTCATCCAGTACGTCGAGCGCTCCCAGACACACGAGGCAACGGCTTCATACTGGCGCACACAACTCGCAGGCGAAGCCAGCGCCGAGTTCCCTGCCTCCCCAAGTGCAAACTACAGACCTCGTCCCCAGCAGCGCCATAAGCATGGTATCAGCTTAGCCAAAGCCGGCGGTTCTACCGGGGTCATGCTGTCGGACCTCCTTCGCGGGGCGTGGGCGCTCGTCGTCCATCAGTATACAAAGAGTGACCCTGTTTTCGCGGTTGCGCTTTCGGGCCGTAATGCCCCAGTGCGTGATGTGACGAATATCACCGGGCCTACGCTGACGACTGTCCCCGTGCGGGTTCCTATCAACCCAGAGCAGGGCGTGCAAGAGTTCCTACAGGACGTGCGACAGCAGTCCGTCGGGATGATTCCCTACGAGCACACCGGTCTGCAACGGATCAGGAAGATAGTTCCAGAGGTCGCAGCTGCGATAGACCTCAAGCATCTCTTCGTTGTgcagccagccagcgacGACGAGAGACAGTTCAAAATCCCTGGGGTCGACGACCatcttgttgctgtggatgagTTCGACAGCTACGGTCTCAACGTAGAATGCACGCTGTCCGGTCAGTCTGTCCATGTTGATGTCCGCTTCGACGAGAAGATGGTGTCGTCTGCGCAGGTTATGCGTCTGATGAGCCAGTTTGAGTCTCTGgtgcagcagctgcatgtCCAGGGCCAGGGCAGCATTAAGATCAAGGATCTGGAGATGCTCAgtgttgaggatatcaagcAACTGCAGAAGTGGAATTCGGAACCTCTTCCCAGCCCCCTTAATGAGACTCTGCATGGTCTAGTTGCATCTGTTGCTCGCTCCCAGCCTCAAGCCACGGCCATTGAAGCATGGGACGGGTCCTTGACATACGAGCAGCTGCTCTCCTATGCATCAACCCTCGCTAGCCACCTGGTCCATCTAGGGGTTGGACCAGAGGTTTCTGTCCCTGTATGTATGGACAAGTCCGTCTGGGCCATGGTCTCCTTCCTGGCTGTCTTACAAGCTGGGGGAGTTGTTGTACCCCTGGGAGTCggccatcctcttccacgcATTGCTACGATTATGGCAGATACCAAAGCGCGAGTGGCCCTTGTAGACTCGAAGCAGGCCGGTCGACTTGCAGAGCTCATTTCGTCGCATGATATCTCGTTATTCCCCGTCGGCGCTGAAACCCTCGACAACCTGCCAGTTCCGTCGTCTATCTCAGTATCAGTCACCCCCGACAACGCTGCCTGGATCGTCTACACCTCTGGGTCAACCGGCCAGCCAAAAGGCGTCGTCCTCACACACTCAAATCTATCTACGGCCGTCAAAACCCACGGTGCCCGCTTCAGACTGGGCACGCATACACGCACAATCCAGTTCGCAGCACATACCTTCGACGCCGTGCTTCAAGACTACTTCACCACGCTCGTCAGCGGTGGAACAGTCTGCGTTCCATCCGAAGAAGACAGAATGAGCAACCTGGCCGGAACAATGAAGTCCATGGCCGTCAACTTCGCGAACTTGACCTCGACTGTCGCGCGCCTCCTCAGCCCCTCCCAAGTCCCCAGCTTGAAACTGCTCGTTCTCGCCGGTGAGCAGATCCAAgacgccgtcgtcgagacATGGTACCAACACGCCGATGTTCTTAACGTCTACGGCCCAACCGAGTGTTCCATAAACTCAACCTGCAACGGACCGATCACTGATCTCGCAGACGCCCAGAGCATCGGCTTCGGGATGGGTTCTCGCATCTGGATCGCCGATGCCACGAACCCGCAGCGTCTCAGCCCAGTCGGTGCACCCGGTGAGATTCTCATCCAGGGACCAGGTCTCGCCCGGGAATATCTGGGAGATAAAGCTAAAACAGACGCTGCGTTTATCCGCAATCCTGAATTCGCCGCGCGGTTTGGGCTCTCGGATTGTCGGGTCTATCGCACAGGAGACCTGGGGAAACAGACAGAGGACGGAAAGATACTGTATCTAGGCCGCATCGACACGCAGATCAAGATCCGGGGACAGCGCGTTGAGATTGGTGAGATCGAGCACTGGGTTGGACATCATCTGTCGGACGTCAAGCATGTAGCTGTGGTTGCCATCTCGCGCGGAGGAGACAGGCAGATGCGTCTTGCTGCGGTGATTCAGTTTGAAGATGGGAAGAAACCTGATGCTGAGACCTTTTCccagttgaagaagacaCTGGCCTCGCAGATGCCTAGTTACATGGTGCCTGGGCTATACATACCCGTTGACAGCACCCCATTGACTGTATCCGGCAAACTGGATCGAAGGGCTATCCGGCAGATGGTTGAAGATATGCCCGCGTCTGAACTCGAGCAGTACTTCGCTGGCGAAGTGCGCGAGGCACGAGTTCCTCCATCGACGGAAATGGAGAAGGCGCTGCAGCGCGTATGGGCAAATTCCCTAGGAGTTGAAGTCGACACCATTGGGGCAGACGACGACTTCTTCCAGCTGGGAGGGGATTCAGTGGTGGCGATGCATATCTCTGCTACGAGTCGCCAGGATCCAGCTCTTGCTGGCCTGGCTGTTGCTGATATCTTCTTGCACCCGCGACTCTCGGACCTGGCGGCGTTCTTGGAGGGCAGGGGTGTTGTAGAGGACTGGGATGTTGAGGAATTGGACGACGATAGTCCGTTTGCATTGCTTCAGGAGGCGTTAGATTTGGATTCTCTATAG
- a CDS encoding cytochrome P450 (COG:Q;~EggNog:ENOG410PJMV;~InterPro:IPR001128,IPR002403,IPR017972,IPR036396;~PFAM:PF00067;~SMCOG1034:cytochrome P450;~TransMembrane:1 (o6-27i);~antiSMASH:Cluster_4.1;~go_function: GO:0004497 - monooxygenase activity [Evidence IEA];~go_function: GO:0005506 - iron ion binding [Evidence IEA];~go_function: GO:0016705 - oxidoreductase activity, acting on paired donors, with incorporation or reduction of molecular oxygen [Evidence IEA];~go_function: GO:0020037 - heme binding [Evidence IEA];~go_process: GO:0055114 - oxidation-reduction process [Evidence IEA]), translating into METGLLGVGVYCLIPAALLYLINATFFRAPTIKGVAYIREPPGKTSFSLMTRLAYLTDCESLFREAQEKYLKKGEAVVLPGFGLRCELVLPGSSLRWANAQPDSVLSVDEAFVEIDQADYSLGDAKYIKNPWQGMLVKTEMNSVLENIVAALNEELGVAFDAHFGVDGENWKEIDLLATVRMVVAQAASRFTVGLPLCRNQEYLNDCLDAVDGCLITAGVVSGLPTILRPLLGPLVGLKARLANRRVRKHFQPLYYERIKTLEYSKDDPAHVEPQDHIQMMLRYAHQKRPNEVYDLKNIATRLTAANFGSMHQTSIQVTNMLLNILGSDEEYNTIAVLRDEVAQILGSDTQWSKAQVSKMVKADSVSRETIRLNSFGGRAGFRKVVADGVRTDAGLELPRGSQFSFLSQQAHVDGAAYEDPLKYDPFRFSRIREADDAAQTSALSFVSTGPHYLGFGHGRHACPGRFLIDFELKMIIAYVLSNYDVKFPEEYGGKRPPNRWMAEAVVPPAGVKVLVRRSSL; encoded by the exons ATGGAGACCGGCCTGCTAGGGGTAGGCGTTTACTGCCTCATCCCTGCAGCCCTGCTCTATCTCATCAACGCGACATTCTTCCGCGCCCCGACCATTAAAGGTGTCGCCTATATACGAGAACCACCAGGGAAGACCAGCTTCAGCTTAATGACGCGCCTGGCCTATCTCACAGACTGCGAGTCGCTGTTCCGTGAAGCCCAGGAGAAATACCTGAAGAAAGGCGAGGCGGTGGTCCTGCCTGGCTTTGGACTGCGCTGCGAGCTGGTGTTACCCGGTTCCTCGCTGCGATGGGCGAACGCGCAGCCGGACAGTGTGCTGAGTGTGGACGAGGCATTTGTGGAAATCGATCAGGCGGATTATAGTCTTGGGGACGCGAAGTATATTAAGAATCCGTGGCAGGGGATGCTGGTGAAGACGGAGATGAATTCCGTGTTGGAGAATATTGTCGCGGCGCTGAATGAGGAGCTGGGCGTTGCGTTCGATGCGCATTTTGGTGTCGATGGGGAGAATTGGAAGGAGATTGACTTGCTGGCGACGGTCAGGATGGTTGTTGCCCAGGCTGCGAGTCGGTTTACCGTGGGATTGCCGTTGT GTCGAAACCAGGAATACCTCAACGACTGTCTCGATGCGGTCGATGGTTGCCTGATCACCGCTGGAGTGGTTAGCGGGCTGCCTACTATACTACGTCCATTGCTAGGCCCTCTGGTTGGTCTCAAGGCCAGACTGGCGAACAGACGAGTGCGAAAACACTTCCAACCGCTTTACTATGAGCGTATCAAGACACTCGAATACAGTAAAGACGACCCAGCACACGTCGAACCGCAGGACCACATCCAGATGATGCTGCGGTACGCGCATCAGAAAAGACCCAACGAAGTATACGACTTGAAGAACATCGCCACACGCCTGACAGCGGCGAACTTTGGCTCGATGCACCAGACGAGTATCCAGGTGACGAACATGCTGCTGAACATACTTGGCTCTGACGAAGAGTACAACACCATCGCTGTTCTCCGGGACGAGGTCGCGCAGATCCTAGGTTCCGATACGCAGTGGAGCAAGGCCCAGGTCTCCAAGATGGTCAAGGCGGATAGTGTCTCGCGCGAGACAATTAGACTGAACTCATTTGGCGGACGAGCAGGGTTTCGCAAGGTGGTGGCCGACGGGGTGAGAACAGATGCAGGGCTGGAACTGCCCAGAGGCAGCCAGTTCTCGTTCCTGAGCCAGCAGGCGCATGTCGACGGGGCTGCATACGAGGATCCCCTCAAGTACGACCCGTTCAGGTTCTCGCGCATTCGAGAGGCGGACGATGCAGCACAGACTAGCGCGTTGAGCTTTGTGTCGACGGGGCCGCATTATCTTGGGTTTGGACATGGGCGGCATGCTTGTCCTGGGCGGTTTCTGATTGACTTTGAGCTGAAGATGATTATTGCGTATGTTTTGAGCAACTATGATGTGAAGTTTCCAGAGGAATATGGCGGAAAGAGGCCTCCTAATCGCTGGATGGCGGAGGCTGTGGTCCCCCCTGCTGGTGTGAAGGTGCTGGTACGACGGTCTTCGCTATAG